The proteins below are encoded in one region of Parvicella tangerina:
- the upp gene encoding uracil phosphoribosyltransferase: MKVINFSESNSLYNNFLAQLRDLKVQQDRMRFRRNLERLGEINAYELSKVLDYKSEDIYSPLGVAPSNLVAEHPVIATILRAGLPLHQGFLNYFDSADNCFISAYRKHTTADEFEVEVEYMSSPSLEGKTVVLTDPMLASGMSMVLAYKALLRKGKPKHVHVSCVIASAEGVEYVKRNLPENTTIWVGAIDDEMTAQSYIVPGLGDAGDLAFGSKED; the protein is encoded by the coding sequence ATGAAAGTCATTAATTTTTCAGAAAGTAACAGCCTTTACAACAATTTTCTTGCACAATTGAGAGATCTAAAAGTGCAGCAGGATCGGATGCGTTTTAGAAGAAACCTTGAGCGTCTTGGAGAAATTAATGCCTATGAGCTTAGTAAAGTTCTGGACTACAAGAGTGAAGATATTTACAGTCCGTTGGGAGTTGCTCCATCCAATTTGGTTGCTGAACACCCCGTAATTGCCACGATACTTCGAGCAGGTCTTCCACTTCATCAAGGATTTTTAAACTATTTTGATAGTGCTGATAATTGCTTTATATCTGCTTATCGAAAGCATACAACAGCTGATGAATTTGAAGTAGAAGTGGAGTACATGTCCAGTCCTTCTTTAGAAGGAAAAACAGTTGTGCTTACGGACCCCATGTTGGCTAGTGGAATGTCAATGGTCTTGGCTTATAAAGCACTTTTGCGTAAAGGTAAACCGAAGCATGTTCATGTTTCTTGCGTGATTGCTAGTGCAGAAGGGGTAGAGTATGTCAAAAGAAACCTTCCAGAAAATACAACAATATGGGTGGGTGCCATAGATGATGAAATGACAGCTCAATCGTATATTGTTCCTGGTTTAGGAGATGCTGGAGATTTGGCATTTGGGAGTAAGGAAGACTAA
- a CDS encoding TerB family tellurite resistance protein — translation MQLIFGTNSIIFALVGLFLARGHWMGAVIGFLIGSYVDRMKVVAQKSRNEYRKTGNQSSYEDFVRQQFQRRQYSPSQFSSALLILSAEVMKADGKVLKSELDFVKKFLVQQFGRDYAPKYLQELRGYLNQSSNLEQTCASFRNFIPPQQKQILIQYLFGIAQSDGNVSNTELNVIQRIAGLLGLRQYEFDQLKSMFWKDSADAYKTLGLNKSASDSEIKTAYRKLAREHHPDKVASLGEQYQKAAKEKFQKIQEAYETIKKERGL, via the coding sequence ATGCAATTAATTTTTGGAACCAACAGTATCATTTTTGCCCTCGTTGGACTTTTTCTAGCACGAGGACATTGGATGGGTGCTGTAATTGGTTTTCTGATTGGGAGCTACGTTGATCGTATGAAGGTAGTGGCTCAAAAAAGTCGCAATGAATACCGTAAAACAGGCAATCAATCTTCTTATGAAGACTTTGTCAGACAGCAATTTCAACGTAGGCAATACTCCCCCAGTCAGTTTTCAAGTGCATTATTAATTCTATCGGCAGAAGTTATGAAAGCTGATGGGAAAGTACTGAAATCAGAATTAGACTTTGTCAAAAAGTTCCTTGTGCAGCAATTCGGAAGAGACTATGCTCCTAAGTATTTGCAAGAGTTAAGAGGTTACTTAAATCAATCGAGTAATTTGGAACAAACCTGTGCTAGTTTCCGAAATTTCATTCCACCGCAGCAGAAACAAATCCTTATTCAATACCTTTTCGGAATTGCCCAAAGCGATGGAAATGTCAGCAATACTGAACTCAATGTGATTCAACGAATTGCTGGGTTACTTGGTTTACGCCAGTATGAATTTGACCAATTGAAGTCCATGTTTTGGAAGGACTCTGCTGATGCTTACAAGACGCTTGGGTTAAACAAATCCGCCAGTGATTCCGAGATCAAAACAGCCTACCGAAAACTAGCTAGAGAGCATCACCCAGACAAAGTAGCTTCTTTGGGAGAGCAATATCAAAAAGCAGCCAAAGAGAAATTTCAAAAAATTCAAGAAGCATACGAAACGATCAAGAAGGAACGGGGATTATAA
- the htpG gene encoding molecular chaperone HtpG, whose amino-acid sequence MQQGTINIQTENIFPIIKKFLYSDTEIFLRELVSNAVDASQKLRTLSKTGEFNQEIKDLRVEVILDKDAKTITVRDNGIGMTADEVEKYINQIAFSGAKEFAEKYKDKDANAMIGAFGLGFYSAFMVSEKVRIQTLSYQDGAKAVEWESDGSPQFSMKEIEKNERGTDIILHIAEDSTEFLEEARLNEILSKYCKFLPIEIKFGTRKTFVEDPSGEKDENGNVKKIEKEIDNIINNTSPAWNKTPADLTEEDYKNFYNELYPFTEDPLFHIHLNVDYPFNLTGILYFPRLKNNMEVQKNKIQLYSNQVFITDNVENIVPDFLNLLHGVIDSPDIPLNVSRSYLQADSNVKKISNHINKKVADKLNQMFKDDREDFQSKWDDIEVFIQYGMLSDDKFYDRSEKFALLKNTKDEYFTFEEYKEKIKAAQTDKNDKLVCLYTHSADAHHALIENANDRGYDVLVMDSPLASHYIQKLEGKLNVSFARVDADTLDKLIQKDEEIPSKLSEKEQENLKPIFEGNVNKEKYVVQFESLSETEKPVQITQSEFMRRMKEQQALGGGGMHMMGSLPEMYNLVVNSNHPLISKILGEKNEEKQKDLTKQAIDLAMLSNGLLQGEELTKFINRSLELID is encoded by the coding sequence ATGCAACAAGGAACCATTAATATTCAGACGGAAAATATTTTTCCGATTATTAAAAAATTCTTGTACTCAGATACAGAGATCTTTTTGAGAGAGTTGGTATCAAATGCTGTCGATGCCTCTCAAAAATTGCGAACACTTTCAAAAACAGGTGAATTCAATCAGGAAATAAAAGACCTTAGGGTTGAAGTTATTCTAGACAAGGATGCAAAAACGATCACCGTAAGAGATAATGGTATTGGAATGACTGCTGACGAAGTAGAGAAATACATTAATCAAATTGCCTTTTCTGGAGCGAAAGAGTTTGCTGAGAAGTACAAAGATAAAGATGCCAATGCCATGATTGGGGCTTTTGGTCTAGGTTTTTACTCCGCTTTTATGGTCTCAGAAAAAGTTAGGATCCAGACGTTGTCTTATCAAGATGGAGCCAAGGCAGTTGAATGGGAAAGCGATGGATCTCCCCAGTTCTCCATGAAAGAGATAGAAAAAAATGAAAGGGGAACCGATATCATTCTTCATATTGCAGAAGATTCAACGGAATTTCTGGAAGAAGCTAGACTTAACGAGATCTTGAGTAAATACTGCAAGTTCTTGCCGATTGAGATCAAATTTGGAACAAGAAAAACTTTCGTAGAAGATCCAAGTGGAGAGAAAGATGAGAATGGCAATGTTAAGAAAATCGAGAAAGAGATTGACAACATCATTAATAACACCTCTCCTGCATGGAATAAAACTCCGGCTGATTTAACCGAAGAAGATTACAAAAACTTCTACAATGAACTTTATCCGTTTACGGAAGATCCGTTATTTCATATCCACTTGAACGTGGATTACCCATTTAATCTGACTGGGATTCTTTACTTCCCAAGACTAAAAAACAACATGGAAGTGCAGAAGAACAAGATTCAGCTGTATTCCAACCAAGTCTTTATCACGGATAATGTAGAAAATATTGTTCCTGACTTCCTGAATCTATTGCATGGGGTAATCGACTCACCAGATATACCGTTAAATGTATCCAGATCTTACTTGCAAGCGGATAGTAATGTAAAGAAGATCTCTAATCACATTAACAAGAAGGTTGCTGATAAGTTGAACCAGATGTTTAAAGATGACAGAGAAGACTTTCAGTCTAAATGGGATGATATAGAAGTGTTCATTCAATACGGAATGCTTAGTGATGATAAGTTCTACGACAGATCGGAGAAGTTTGCGCTATTGAAGAATACGAAAGATGAGTACTTCACTTTTGAAGAGTATAAAGAGAAGATCAAAGCAGCTCAAACAGATAAGAACGATAAGTTAGTTTGCCTGTACACGCACAGTGCAGACGCTCATCATGCATTGATTGAAAATGCTAACGACCGTGGATATGATGTTTTAGTAATGGATAGTCCGTTGGCAAGTCATTACATTCAAAAGTTAGAAGGGAAACTAAACGTTTCATTCGCAAGAGTTGATGCGGATACGTTGGATAAATTAATCCAAAAAGACGAAGAAATTCCATCAAAATTAAGCGAGAAGGAGCAAGAAAATCTGAAGCCTATTTTTGAGGGTAATGTCAACAAAGAAAAGTATGTGGTTCAATTTGAAAGCTTAAGTGAAACAGAAAAACCAGTTCAGATTACCCAAAGTGAGTTTATGCGTAGAATGAAAGAGCAACAAGCACTAGGTGGCGGTGGAATGCACATGATGGGTTCTTTGCCTGAGATGTATAACCTGGTGGTCAACAGCAATCATCCTTTAATCTCAAAAATACTGGGAGAAAAGAATGAGGAAAAGCAGAAAGACCTGACCAAACAAGCTATTGATTTAGCGATGCTTTCAAACGGACTTCTCCAAGGTGAAGAATTGACTAAATTCATCAATCGAAGTCTTGAACTAATTGATTAA
- a CDS encoding energy transducer TonB, producing the protein MKGNTGITSFELSLLRKYVTDSLSSSEEQAFDFFLQRNPEFKDLLDELTLADLDKIEQISYNSLKRVQKGLNGSKWVKLGGATAVITVLIVGSVWFQYHQRNNFNDTAQQEENVANTQQDMVAIDTSIVTPETYHKEVVMDTFYYVNRDEETPELAIEYIEEKPEEKIEIGQKNKKEKDKSDIAEQNTFTKEDSLPQSVTMIDNSKINVDKEDDFDFTVSLDYRQSIAVESGYASAYKVGQTKSFAGPIGGYEFDPEGMPSYKGGNKDFYLHLETLLEADTLLKKIEKKMEAKVSFEVDHKGRVENVNVVKCNHKQLCLKLTEIFENFPDWQPADYKGKKGSVHYVIQVVYE; encoded by the coding sequence TTGAAAGGTAATACAGGAATAACGTCTTTTGAATTATCGCTGCTTAGGAAATACGTAACGGACAGTCTAAGTTCAAGTGAAGAGCAAGCGTTTGACTTTTTTTTGCAAAGAAACCCAGAGTTCAAAGACCTTTTAGACGAACTGACTTTAGCAGATCTCGATAAAATTGAACAGATAAGTTACAACAGTTTAAAACGTGTTCAGAAAGGGCTGAATGGAAGTAAGTGGGTGAAATTAGGAGGAGCTACAGCGGTAATTACTGTACTTATAGTTGGTTCAGTTTGGTTTCAATACCATCAAAGAAATAACTTTAATGATACCGCTCAACAGGAAGAAAATGTTGCCAATACTCAACAAGATATGGTTGCAATCGATACCAGTATTGTCACACCAGAGACCTATCATAAGGAAGTAGTTATGGATACGTTTTATTACGTAAACCGTGATGAGGAAACTCCTGAATTGGCCATCGAATATATTGAAGAAAAGCCTGAGGAAAAAATAGAGATTGGCCAGAAGAATAAAAAAGAGAAGGATAAAAGTGATATAGCTGAACAAAATACTTTTACCAAAGAGGATTCGTTGCCTCAAAGTGTCACGATGATAGATAATTCTAAGATCAACGTTGACAAAGAAGATGATTTTGACTTTACGGTATCTCTAGACTACAGACAGTCAATAGCAGTGGAAAGTGGTTATGCCTCCGCGTACAAAGTTGGTCAAACAAAATCTTTTGCCGGACCAATTGGTGGTTATGAGTTTGATCCTGAAGGAATGCCGTCCTATAAAGGGGGGAATAAGGACTTTTATTTGCACTTAGAAACGCTGCTTGAAGCAGATACCTTATTGAAGAAGATCGAAAAGAAAATGGAAGCGAAGGTTTCTTTTGAAGTAGATCATAAAGGGCGTGTTGAAAATGTCAATGTGGTGAAATGCAATCATAAGCAACTTTGTCTTAAGCTAACTGAAATATTCGAAAACTTTCCAGATTGGCAACCTGCTGATTATAAAGGAAAAAAAGGAAGTGTACATTACGTTATTCAGGTGGTTTACGAATAA
- a CDS encoding HutD/Ves family protein, which translates to MNYKIIQPKDFKTSHWSGGTTTELYIYPEGSDFKSREFDFRLSIATIIINESDFTPLPGVDRTLLLLEGELELIHEGHHSTTLKPLEQDSFSGSWQTKCIGKGKDFNLMTQKCNGTISVVKNDTVIEPDSEHTCIYALNGDARVNGISLKEGSLMVVKKSKKG; encoded by the coding sequence ATGAACTACAAAATCATACAACCTAAGGACTTTAAAACCTCTCACTGGTCCGGTGGAACAACTACTGAGTTATATATTTACCCTGAGGGTTCAGACTTTAAGTCGAGAGAATTTGACTTCAGACTAAGTATTGCTACCATCATCATCAATGAATCCGACTTCACACCTCTTCCTGGAGTTGACAGGACATTACTGTTATTAGAAGGCGAACTCGAACTGATCCACGAAGGACATCATAGCACTACACTAAAACCTTTAGAACAAGACAGTTTCAGCGGAAGCTGGCAAACCAAATGTATCGGAAAAGGGAAGGACTTTAATTTGATGACACAGAAATGCAATGGAACAATTAGTGTCGTTAAGAATGATACAGTGATCGAACCTGACTCAGAGCACACCTGTATTTATGCTTTGAATGGAGATGCTAGAGTCAATGGAATTAGTCTGAAGGAAGGAAGTTTGATGGTGGTTAAAAAGAGTAAAAAGGGATAA
- a CDS encoding YARHG domain-containing protein gives MKKTLLSLLAVSFMMVSCGEGEQKKEEESSTQETEAVEAGDVATEEGAGAAVEEDLIASIVHKGGAKSEDQVMIENMMASMEADNSARNQEIYGHWVGKFGKNMINVTLSSIDGDQIEGYSVCAGNFRKITGTIADDGSNVLHAKMDEPGTNQYDGTFEFTIDLDKKAISGHWTPFKTTGNSEKDYILKKRAWEYDASAGKYEGSTKALSDDFLMNQDEWTLGYIRNEIYARHGYSFKNKDWRYEFEEKKWYMPMGVDIRDVLTDLEVKNIGLIYEYESYYEDYYDEYGR, from the coding sequence ATGAAAAAAACATTATTATCCCTGTTAGCAGTCTCTTTCATGATGGTTTCATGCGGAGAAGGAGAACAAAAAAAAGAAGAAGAATCGAGTACTCAAGAGACCGAAGCTGTTGAAGCAGGTGATGTGGCCACCGAAGAAGGAGCAGGTGCCGCTGTGGAAGAGGATTTGATTGCCAGTATTGTTCACAAAGGAGGGGCTAAATCAGAAGATCAAGTAATGATTGAGAATATGATGGCTTCGATGGAGGCAGATAACTCAGCGCGAAATCAGGAGATCTACGGTCACTGGGTGGGCAAGTTTGGTAAGAATATGATCAATGTAACCTTGTCCAGTATTGATGGTGATCAGATTGAGGGGTATTCCGTGTGTGCTGGTAACTTTAGAAAAATCACAGGAACCATCGCAGATGATGGATCGAATGTATTGCATGCTAAAATGGATGAGCCAGGCACGAATCAATACGATGGTACCTTCGAGTTTACAATTGATTTAGACAAAAAGGCGATCAGTGGACATTGGACACCTTTCAAAACAACTGGGAATTCAGAGAAAGACTATATCTTGAAGAAAAGGGCATGGGAGTACGATGCTTCAGCTGGAAAATATGAAGGTTCAACGAAAGCATTGTCTGATGATTTTTTAATGAATCAGGATGAGTGGACATTGGGGTACATTAGAAATGAGATCTATGCTCGTCATGGTTACTCGTTTAAGAACAAGGATTGGCGATATGAGTTTGAAGAAAAGAAATGGTATATGCCAATGGGAGTTGATATTAGAGATGTACTCACCGATCTTGAGGTGAAGAATATTGGGCTGATCTATGAATATGAATCTTATTATGAAGATTATTATGATGAATATGGGCGCTAA
- the trxA gene encoding thioredoxin, whose product MALEFTEANFAELTSTDKPVLVDFWAPWCGPCKMVGPHVEALYTEFEGKALVGKVNVDDHGALAAKFGVRNIPTLVVLKNGEVVEKVVGAVSKDVLSEKLSAHV is encoded by the coding sequence ATGGCATTAGAATTTACAGAAGCGAACTTCGCTGAGTTGACAAGTACAGACAAACCTGTTTTAGTTGATTTCTGGGCTCCATGGTGTGGACCTTGTAAAATGGTTGGACCTCACGTAGAAGCTTTATACACAGAATTTGAAGGAAAAGCATTGGTAGGAAAAGTGAATGTGGATGACCACGGTGCTTTGGCTGCTAAATTTGGGGTAAGAAACATCCCAACATTAGTAGTTCTCAAGAATGGTGAAGTAGTTGAAAAAGTGGTTGGTGCAGTTTCTAAAGATGTTTTGTCTGAGAAACTTTCAGCACACGTATAA
- a CDS encoding DUF2306 domain-containing protein, with product MSIGKIIISILGLSILAFLGYFMLLITLDYFPISEKVGFLRIKQWVFRKYPGAESTIWFTAFYIHVASSMFVLLAGFTQFFKIFYKNKIHRYMGVIYVLVTLVLSAPSGFYMGIYANGGIWSQVSFITLSILWWGTTFMGYRKARKKEYDIHRKWMIISYALALSALTLRAWKFGITNWTDLNMKPMDLYRLVAWIGWVPNFILALVIISVKNKSNITTIKYDHETSSNKTSSVY from the coding sequence GTGAGCATCGGTAAAATAATTATCAGCATCTTAGGTCTATCCATTCTGGCATTTTTGGGATATTTCATGCTATTGATAACGCTAGATTACTTTCCCATCAGCGAGAAAGTTGGTTTTCTTAGAATTAAACAGTGGGTATTTCGAAAATATCCCGGTGCAGAATCTACGATCTGGTTTACCGCATTTTACATTCATGTAGCCAGTAGTATGTTCGTTTTACTAGCAGGATTCACGCAGTTCTTTAAGATTTTCTACAAGAATAAGATTCATCGATACATGGGTGTTATTTATGTATTAGTTACACTTGTTCTTTCTGCACCAAGTGGTTTCTACATGGGTATTTATGCAAACGGAGGAATCTGGAGTCAGGTAAGTTTTATCACCTTAAGTATTCTCTGGTGGGGAACTACGTTTATGGGATATCGAAAAGCCAGAAAAAAGGAATATGACATTCATAGAAAATGGATGATCATCAGTTATGCTCTGGCGTTATCTGCATTGACACTTCGAGCCTGGAAGTTTGGCATTACTAATTGGACAGATCTCAACATGAAACCTATGGATTTATATAGGTTGGTAGCATGGATTGGATGGGTGCCCAACTTCATATTAGCTCTAGTCATTATTAGTGTTAAGAATAAATCAAATATCACGACAATTAAATATGATCATGAAACATCATCCAACAAAACTAGTTCTGTTTATTAG
- the lpdA gene encoding dihydrolipoyl dehydrogenase, translating into MNYDVIVLGSGPGGYVTAIRASQLGLKTAVIEKEALGGICLNWGCIPTKALLKSANVFEYLQHAEDYGLSVKDPKADFSAVVKRSRGVAEKMSGGVQFLMKKNKIDVIMGTGKVKPGKKIDVTDDKGKTTEYSAKHIIIATGARSRQLPNLPQDGKKIIGYREAMSLPTQPKKMVVVGSGAIGVEFAYFYNAMGTEVTIVEYMPNIVPVEDEEVSKQLERSFKKQGMKVMTNSSVESVDTKGKGCKVSVKTKKGEEVIECDVVLSAVGIETNIQGIGLEDVGIVTDKGKVLVNEYYETNIPGYYAIGDITPGPALAHVASAEGITCVEKIAGHHPEAIDYGNIPGCTYCSPEVASVGMTEKAAKEAGYEVKVGKFPFSASGKASAAGTNDGFIKLIFDAKYGELLGGHMIGANVTEMIAEIVAVRKLETTGMELVKTIHPHPTMSEAVMEAAAAAYDEVIHI; encoded by the coding sequence ATGAACTACGATGTTATTGTATTAGGTAGTGGTCCTGGAGGATACGTAACGGCTATCCGTGCGTCACAATTAGGACTGAAGACTGCGGTTATTGAGAAAGAGGCACTTGGAGGAATTTGTTTGAACTGGGGATGTATCCCAACCAAAGCGTTATTGAAAAGCGCGAATGTTTTCGAATACCTTCAGCATGCGGAAGATTATGGATTATCGGTAAAGGACCCCAAAGCGGACTTTAGCGCTGTCGTGAAAAGATCAAGAGGGGTTGCTGAGAAAATGAGTGGGGGAGTACAGTTCTTAATGAAAAAGAATAAGATCGATGTGATCATGGGAACAGGGAAAGTGAAGCCTGGGAAAAAGATCGATGTCACTGATGATAAAGGAAAAACTACAGAATATAGCGCAAAGCACATTATTATCGCTACTGGAGCGAGATCAAGACAATTACCGAACCTTCCTCAAGACGGAAAGAAGATTATAGGCTATAGAGAGGCGATGTCTTTACCAACACAACCTAAGAAAATGGTAGTAGTTGGTTCTGGGGCTATTGGAGTTGAGTTTGCTTATTTCTACAATGCAATGGGAACAGAGGTAACCATTGTAGAATATATGCCAAATATTGTTCCTGTTGAAGATGAAGAAGTTTCTAAGCAATTGGAAAGATCTTTCAAAAAACAAGGAATGAAAGTGATGACCAACTCCTCAGTTGAGTCGGTAGATACCAAAGGAAAAGGATGTAAAGTTTCTGTAAAAACTAAGAAAGGAGAAGAGGTCATTGAATGTGATGTGGTGCTTTCTGCTGTTGGTATCGAGACAAATATTCAAGGAATTGGGTTGGAAGATGTTGGAATCGTAACAGATAAAGGGAAAGTATTGGTTAACGAATACTACGAAACGAATATCCCAGGATACTATGCTATTGGAGATATCACACCTGGTCCAGCTTTAGCACACGTTGCTTCTGCGGAAGGAATTACCTGTGTAGAGAAGATCGCTGGTCATCATCCAGAAGCTATTGATTACGGAAATATTCCAGGATGTACGTACTGCTCTCCAGAAGTAGCTTCTGTTGGTATGACAGAAAAAGCTGCCAAGGAAGCTGGTTATGAGGTTAAGGTTGGAAAGTTCCCATTCTCCGCTTCTGGGAAAGCAAGTGCTGCTGGTACGAATGATGGATTCATTAAGTTGATTTTTGATGCCAAATATGGTGAGCTTCTAGGAGGTCACATGATTGGTGCTAATGTGACAGAGATGATTGCCGAGATCGTTGCAGTTCGTAAACTGGAAACTACTGGAATGGAGTTGGTGAAGACTATTCACCCACACCCAACAATGAGCGAAGCAGTAATGGAAGCAGCTGCTGCTGCTTATGATGAAGTGATTCATATTTAA
- a CDS encoding RNA polymerase sigma factor gives MSEKELVNAYRNSEDLNYLGELYQRKSVMISTVCFKYMDRIEDAEDAAVEVFEVLKRDLLKHKIENLNGWLFTVTRNHCYKKLNQLRREGTVLTDDEKSLNHFVETRKEEDLTDKLILEGDLDLLEKAIKQLKDDQRMCIELFYLKQQSYKEIEEVTELDLKKVKSHIQNGKRNIRIWMEKQKENIER, from the coding sequence ATGTCAGAGAAAGAACTGGTCAATGCTTACCGTAATTCCGAAGACCTCAATTATTTAGGAGAACTGTATCAGCGAAAGTCAGTAATGATATCTACCGTTTGTTTTAAGTACATGGACCGAATAGAAGATGCAGAAGATGCCGCTGTTGAGGTGTTTGAGGTACTTAAGCGCGACCTGCTCAAGCATAAGATTGAAAACTTGAATGGCTGGTTATTCACAGTTACAAGAAACCATTGCTACAAAAAGTTGAACCAATTGCGTAGAGAAGGAACTGTTTTGACGGATGATGAAAAAAGTTTGAATCACTTTGTGGAAACGAGAAAAGAAGAAGACCTTACTGATAAGTTGATTCTTGAAGGTGATTTAGACCTCCTTGAAAAGGCGATTAAGCAATTAAAAGATGATCAGCGAATGTGCATTGAGCTTTTTTATTTGAAACAGCAGAGTTATAAGGAAATAGAAGAAGTCACTGAGTTAGACCTAAAAAAAGTCAAGAGTCATATTCAGAACGGCAAAAGAAATATTAGAATTTGGATGGAAAAACAAAAGGAGAACATTGAAAGGTAA
- a CDS encoding OmpA family protein, translated as MKNLALILSFCIVYSVFGQDYPNPFKEIGKDVEVLTLSNGEYDEFFPNDTIRRIGTVMFNTVEMKIDCFVSEDVIKAEAMPEGYLVSRFLSRDPIAVNFPHYSPYQFAGNKPIAAIDLDGLEEYIINRNWTATGNGYSLFITMNYNVIKDRVSNSSDPNRTDPNRKADINVNGVYSHSEQQAFDPNIIESRFEVARLTVYQSRQDAVLGANNKGGNQTNVTLKESMDQTAFRSPSNRGMPIQATYPNSSNNPTYINFNGWQDTYTFTNAVVYFGTDISELSDADLPIIDQISNDLLENPELSVKITGHTSMLGGADYNKQLSDARVQSVIDAITENLRAAGLSDEEIQGKINSSGEGRTEAEGKGQGTSTDVGNERKVEITYEVN; from the coding sequence ATGAAAAATTTAGCCCTAATTTTAAGTTTCTGTATTGTCTATTCTGTATTTGGTCAAGACTATCCAAACCCATTCAAAGAAATTGGCAAAGATGTTGAGGTATTAACCCTGTCTAACGGTGAATACGATGAGTTTTTTCCAAATGATACGATTAGGCGAATAGGTACAGTTATGTTCAATACGGTTGAAATGAAGATTGATTGTTTTGTTTCTGAAGATGTGATAAAGGCTGAAGCTATGCCTGAAGGTTATTTGGTGAGTAGATTTCTAAGTCGTGATCCAATAGCTGTAAATTTTCCGCATTATTCCCCCTATCAATTTGCTGGAAACAAACCGATTGCGGCAATCGACTTGGATGGTTTGGAAGAGTATATTATTAATCGGAATTGGACAGCAACGGGTAATGGATATAGCCTGTTTATTACTATGAACTATAATGTTATTAAAGATAGAGTATCAAATAGTAGTGACCCAAACAGAACAGATCCAAATAGAAAAGCTGATATTAATGTAAATGGGGTCTATAGCCACTCTGAGCAACAAGCTTTTGATCCTAATATAATAGAATCTAGGTTTGAAGTAGCCAGACTTACTGTTTATCAATCAAGACAAGACGCAGTACTTGGTGCCAATAATAAAGGAGGAAATCAAACAAATGTTACACTAAAAGAATCAATGGATCAAACAGCTTTCAGAAGTCCTTCTAATAGAGGTATGCCCATCCAAGCCACATATCCTAATTCATCAAATAATCCTACTTATATTAATTTTAATGGTTGGCAAGATACTTACACTTTTACAAATGCTGTTGTCTATTTTGGAACAGATATTTCTGAGTTAAGTGATGCAGACTTGCCAATTATAGATCAAATATCAAATGACCTGTTAGAGAATCCCGAATTATCTGTTAAAATTACAGGACATACATCTATGTTAGGTGGTGCAGATTACAACAAACAGTTATCTGATGCCAGAGTTCAAAGTGTTATTGATGCGATAACGGAAAATCTTAGGGCAGCAGGATTATCAGATGAAGAGATTCAAGGGAAAATCAATAGTTCAGGAGAAGGTCGAACTGAGGCTGAAGGCAAAGGACAAGGAACTTCAACGGATGTTGGAAATGAAAGAAAGGTTGAAATCACTTATGAAGTTAATTAA